A genomic window from Natronoarchaeum mannanilyticum includes:
- a CDS encoding 8-amino-7-oxononanoate synthase — protein MSDEYESGGARPPGPLDGDRGFDLAGRLADRERRDLRRELSPADRVAERAQFAPASGGDLPVLDGEERLVFASNNYLGLTNDDRVVEAAADAAEVVGTGAGASRLLTGDTLVHRDLEDRLAESKQTDRALAFSSGYAANVGTIAALDPDVIFSDEYNHASIVDACRLSGAEVIVYDHCDAEDLAAKLGDAARDPGTTDGSWLIVTDSVFSMDGDVAPLSDVCDLAEQAGAWVMVDEAHATGLYEGGGGIVQREGLSDRVDVQLGTLSKALASQGGFVAGDDDLIEYLVNAARSFVFSTGLTPPAAAAASEALHLARTTDRRDRLWRSVEFLREGLTDLGYEVPGETQILPVLVGDRGDALALADALYDRGVVAPAIRPPTVPEGTSRIRVAPMATHAAHDLERCLDAFREAGREVGVL, from the coding sequence GTGAGCGACGAGTACGAATCCGGCGGCGCTCGTCCGCCCGGCCCGCTCGACGGCGACCGCGGGTTCGATCTCGCGGGACGCCTCGCGGACCGCGAACGCCGCGATCTCCGTCGTGAACTCTCGCCCGCGGACCGCGTCGCCGAGCGCGCGCAGTTCGCGCCGGCCTCGGGCGGCGACCTCCCGGTGCTCGACGGCGAGGAGCGCCTCGTGTTCGCGTCGAACAACTACCTCGGGCTGACGAACGACGACCGGGTCGTCGAGGCGGCCGCCGACGCCGCCGAGGTCGTCGGCACCGGCGCGGGCGCGAGCCGACTCCTCACCGGCGACACGCTGGTCCATCGCGACCTGGAGGATCGCCTCGCCGAGAGCAAACAGACCGACCGGGCGCTGGCGTTCTCGTCGGGCTACGCCGCCAACGTCGGCACGATCGCGGCGCTGGACCCGGACGTGATCTTCTCGGACGAGTACAACCACGCCAGCATCGTCGACGCCTGCAGGCTCTCGGGCGCCGAGGTGATCGTCTACGACCACTGCGACGCCGAGGATCTGGCGGCGAAGCTCGGCGACGCGGCGCGAGATCCGGGGACGACCGACGGCTCGTGGCTGATCGTCACCGATTCGGTGTTCAGCATGGACGGCGACGTGGCGCCGCTGTCGGACGTCTGCGACCTGGCCGAGCAGGCCGGCGCGTGGGTGATGGTCGACGAGGCCCACGCCACCGGCCTCTACGAGGGCGGCGGCGGCATCGTCCAGCGCGAGGGCCTCTCCGATCGCGTCGACGTCCAGCTGGGGACGCTCTCGAAGGCGCTGGCGAGCCAGGGCGGGTTCGTCGCCGGCGACGACGATCTGATCGAGTACCTCGTCAACGCGGCCCGCTCGTTCGTCTTCTCGACCGGACTGACCCCGCCGGCCGCCGCCGCGGCCTCGGAGGCGCTCCACCTCGCCCGAACGACGGACCGGCGCGACCGGCTCTGGCGGAGCGTCGAGTTCCTGCGCGAGGGGCTGACCGACTTGGGCTACGAGGTGCCCGGCGAGACGCAGATCCTCCCCGTCCTCGTCGGCGACCGAGGTGACGCGCTGGCCCTGGCCGACGCGCTGTACGACCGCGGCGTCGTCGCGCCGGCGATCCGCCCGCCGACGGTGCCCGAGGGCACCAGCCGGATCCGCGTCGCGCCGATGGCGACCCACGCGGCGCACGATCTGGAACGCTGTCTCGACGCGTTCCGCGAAGCCGGCCGGGAGGTGGGCGTGCTGTGA
- the bioD gene encoding dethiobiotin synthase has translation MTRGLFVAGTDTGVGKTVVTAGLTGWLRDAGVEAHAVKPAQTGYPPDDDAAFVADACGDADAATCLERLEPPLAPRVAAEREDVDLSYDAVREGCERVLSDPAVDAGIVEGIGGLRVPLAGEREVIDLVADLGLPTVVVARSGLGTLNHTALTVEALERRGVDVAAIFLNEYEGASVAERTNPAEIERMTGVRVETVPPLDLSDPSGAIDGLRDAAGEWSPVDAIED, from the coding sequence ATGACTCGCGGCCTGTTCGTCGCCGGCACCGACACCGGCGTCGGAAAGACCGTCGTCACCGCCGGGCTGACGGGCTGGCTGCGCGACGCCGGCGTCGAAGCGCACGCGGTCAAACCGGCCCAGACCGGCTATCCGCCGGACGACGACGCGGCGTTCGTGGCCGACGCCTGCGGCGACGCCGACGCGGCGACCTGCCTCGAACGGCTCGAACCGCCGCTCGCGCCCCGGGTCGCCGCGGAGCGCGAAGATGTCGACCTCTCCTACGACGCCGTTCGCGAGGGCTGCGAGCGCGTGCTCTCGGATCCGGCGGTCGACGCCGGCATCGTCGAGGGGATCGGCGGCCTCCGGGTCCCGCTTGCGGGCGAGCGCGAGGTGATCGACCTCGTCGCCGACCTCGGCCTTCCGACCGTGGTCGTCGCGCGCTCGGGGCTCGGAACGCTGAATCACACCGCGCTGACCGTCGAAGCGCTGGAGCGTCGCGGCGTCGACGTGGCGGCGATCTTCCTCAACGAGTACGAGGGTGCGAGCGTCGCCGAGCGGACGAATCCCGCCGAGATCGAGCGCATGACCGGCGTCCGCGTCGAGACGGTGCCGCCGCTGGATCTGTCGGATCCGTCCGGGGCGATCGACGGGCTCCGGGACGCCGCCGGCGAGTGGTCGCCGGTCGACGCTATCGAGGATTGA